A genomic region of Hydrogenovibrio crunogenus contains the following coding sequences:
- the cmk gene encoding (d)CMP kinase codes for MTNSVVTIDGPSGVGKGTLAQFLCCKTGFHLLDSGAIYRSLAYGALEEGIAFDNLPGLVDLAENLPVKFIENSILYREKDITSKVRTEEVAAVASKVAAIPEVRAALLKRQKDFAQPPGLIADGRDMGTVVFPHAPVKLFLTASAEERAKRRVKQLKNQGVDVNIRQITQDIMERDERDRTRKSSPLVPAEDALEIDTTDLSIEDVCQMALNKLYDAGLMK; via the coding sequence ATGACAAACTCAGTTGTGACTATTGATGGCCCAAGCGGGGTTGGGAAAGGAACACTTGCACAATTTTTATGCTGCAAAACCGGATTTCATTTATTGGACAGTGGTGCGATTTATCGAAGTTTAGCTTATGGTGCCCTTGAAGAGGGCATTGCCTTTGATAATTTGCCAGGCCTGGTTGATTTAGCTGAAAATCTTCCCGTTAAATTTATTGAAAACAGCATTCTTTACCGTGAAAAAGATATCACCTCTAAAGTACGCACTGAAGAAGTGGCTGCAGTAGCTTCTAAAGTTGCCGCTATTCCGGAAGTCAGAGCCGCATTGCTAAAGCGTCAAAAGGACTTTGCACAACCACCAGGGCTTATCGCTGATGGACGAGATATGGGTACTGTTGTTTTTCCACATGCACCCGTTAAATTATTTTTAACAGCCTCCGCAGAAGAAAGAGCAAAAAGACGTGTTAAACAGTTGAAAAATCAAGGAGTTGATGTTAATATTCGCCAAATAACTCAAGACATTATGGAAAGAGACGAACGAGATCGAACTCGTAAAAGCTCTCCATTAGTGCCGGCAGAAGATGCTTTAGAGATTGATACAACTGATTTATCGATTGAAGATGTCTGCCAAATGGCATTGAACAAACTCTATGACGCTGGGTTAATGAAGTAG
- the rpsA gene encoding 30S ribosomal protein S1: MSELSFAELFEQSLQEDKFKTGSLIIGTVVGIDKETVLVDAGMKSESAIPKSQFEDANGELEVAVGDEVEVYLETLEDGFGETRLSREKAKRAKTWDRLETALEDGETVTGLVTGKVKGGLTVDVEGVRGFLPGSLVDVRPIRDFGFLEGKEVELKLVKLDRKRNNVVVSRRAVIEAENSVEREALLANMEEGSVLQGIVKNLTDYGAFIDLGGIDGLLHITDMAWRRVNHPSEVIQVGDEIEVKVLKFDREKNRVSLGMKQLQEDPWSDMVARYPIGSEIMGKVANITDYGAFIEIEDGIEGLVHTSELDWTNRNIHPSKVVHLGQEVKVKILDVDQERRRISLSIKQCTVNPWEAFSATHSKGDKISGSIKSITDFGIFIGLDGNIDGLVHLTDISWSQSGEEAVREFKKGDELETVILSIDPERERISLGLKQLEQDPFGEFVAENGKNSIVTGTVKSVDEKGAVIDLAEEVEGYLRASELDEDTRDASSVLKVGDSVEAKIVNVDRKNRNVSLSIKAKAMQDEANAVKDYSAKQPQAQNTLGDLLKGQLSSED, encoded by the coding sequence ATGAGTGAATTATCTTTCGCTGAATTATTTGAGCAGTCTTTACAAGAAGACAAATTCAAAACAGGTTCTTTGATTATCGGAACCGTTGTCGGTATCGACAAAGAAACTGTCCTAGTTGACGCAGGTATGAAATCTGAGTCTGCTATTCCTAAGTCACAATTTGAAGATGCTAACGGAGAACTTGAAGTTGCCGTTGGTGATGAAGTTGAAGTTTATCTAGAAACCCTAGAAGATGGTTTCGGTGAAACTCGTTTATCACGTGAAAAAGCAAAACGTGCTAAGACTTGGGATCGTTTGGAAACTGCTCTAGAAGATGGCGAAACTGTAACTGGTCTAGTGACTGGTAAAGTTAAAGGCGGCTTAACAGTTGATGTTGAAGGCGTTCGTGGTTTCCTTCCTGGTTCACTTGTGGATGTACGTCCTATCCGTGACTTCGGTTTCCTAGAAGGTAAAGAAGTAGAGCTTAAGCTGGTTAAACTGGATCGTAAGCGTAACAACGTTGTTGTTTCTCGTCGCGCAGTCATCGAAGCTGAAAACTCTGTTGAGCGTGAAGCACTTCTTGCTAACATGGAAGAAGGATCAGTTCTACAAGGTATCGTTAAGAACCTAACAGACTACGGTGCATTTATTGATTTAGGTGGTATCGATGGTCTATTGCACATTACTGATATGGCATGGCGTCGTGTAAACCATCCTTCAGAAGTTATCCAAGTTGGTGATGAGATCGAAGTTAAGGTATTGAAGTTCGACAGAGAGAAAAACCGTGTTTCTCTAGGCATGAAACAACTTCAAGAAGATCCATGGTCAGATATGGTTGCACGTTACCCAATTGGTTCAGAAATCATGGGGAAAGTTGCGAACATCACAGACTACGGTGCTTTCATTGAAATCGAAGATGGTATTGAAGGGCTTGTTCACACGTCTGAGCTGGATTGGACTAACCGTAACATTCACCCATCTAAAGTGGTTCACCTCGGTCAAGAAGTTAAAGTTAAAATCTTGGATGTTGACCAAGAGCGTCGTCGTATTTCATTGTCTATCAAGCAATGTACAGTCAACCCTTGGGAAGCTTTCTCAGCTACGCATTCTAAAGGTGACAAAATCTCTGGTAGCATCAAGTCTATCACTGATTTCGGTATCTTTATTGGCCTAGATGGTAACATTGATGGTCTTGTCCACTTGACAGACATTTCTTGGTCACAATCTGGTGAAGAAGCAGTTCGTGAATTCAAGAAAGGCGATGAGCTAGAAACAGTGATTCTATCAATCGATCCTGAGCGTGAGCGTATTTCTCTAGGTCTTAAGCAACTTGAGCAAGATCCTTTCGGTGAGTTTGTTGCTGAAAATGGTAAAAACAGCATCGTAACTGGTACAGTTAAATCTGTTGATGAAAAAGGTGCAGTGATTGACCTAGCAGAAGAAGTTGAAGGTTATCTTCGCGCTTCTGAGTTGGATGAAGATACGCGTGATGCGAGCTCAGTATTGAAAGTCGGTGATTCTGTCGAAGCTAAGATTGTCAATGTTGATCGTAAAAACCGTAATGTTTCGCTATCAATCAAAGCAAAAGCAATGCAAGATGAAGCGAATGCAGTTAAAGACTATTCAGCAAAACAACCTCAAGCACAAAACACTTTAGGGGACTTGTTAAAAGGTCAGCTTTCTTCTGAAGATTAA
- a CDS encoding integration host factor subunit beta, whose amino-acid sequence MTKSELIELIARKQTQFSQKDVELAINQILDSMIDTLSEGDRIEIRGFGSFSLHHRKARLGRNPKTGEKVELSEKRVPHFKPGKSLRDRVDASKDFTDIIG is encoded by the coding sequence ATGACTAAGTCAGAATTAATTGAATTGATTGCAAGAAAACAAACTCAATTTAGTCAAAAAGATGTTGAGTTAGCAATCAACCAAATCTTAGACTCGATGATAGACACTTTATCAGAAGGCGACAGAATTGAAATTCGTGGCTTTGGTAGTTTTAGTCTTCATCATAGAAAAGCACGTTTAGGGCGTAATCCCAAAACAGGCGAAAAGGTTGAATTAAGTGAAAAACGCGTCCCTCATTTCAAACCAGGAAAATCCCTGCGCGATAGGGTAGACGCTTCCAAAGATTTCACGGATATTATTGGCTAA
- a CDS encoding LapA family protein gives MPLSLLLAIALVIGMLLASLYFFSQTLKLKWQLKRHEKANKKQLDEIIQLKKQMLELQTQKNDSDKKLLSLETTEQ, from the coding sequence ATGCCATTATCACTTTTACTTGCAATTGCACTCGTCATCGGGATGCTCCTTGCCAGTCTCTATTTTTTTTCACAAACGTTGAAATTAAAATGGCAACTCAAACGACATGAAAAAGCGAATAAAAAACAATTGGATGAAATCATTCAACTCAAAAAACAAATGCTCGAGCTACAAACACAAAAAAATGACAGTGATAAAAAGTTATTAAGCCTTGAAACGACTGAGCAATAA
- the pyrF gene encoding orotidine-5'-phosphate decarboxylase — translation MNQSVQPDPKVVVALDFPKTELAEDFARQLDPRLCRLKVGKELFALGGPQLVEKLIAQGFDVFLDLKYHDIPNTVAMACRAAAEMGVWMVNVHSLGGRKMMEAAKEAILSASHSHQPLLIGVTILTSMETEDLAEVGLTGTPKENVLRLAKLAHSSGLDGVVSSAQEASELRKEIGQDFCLVTPGIRPANADINDQKRIMTPADAISAGSSYLVVGRPITQAKDPIAVLNQINASIDI, via the coding sequence ATGAACCAATCCGTCCAACCTGATCCAAAAGTTGTTGTTGCCCTTGATTTCCCTAAAACCGAATTGGCTGAGGACTTTGCTCGCCAACTTGATCCTCGACTATGCCGTTTAAAAGTCGGTAAAGAATTGTTCGCACTTGGCGGTCCGCAACTCGTTGAAAAGCTCATTGCACAAGGCTTTGATGTTTTTTTGGACTTAAAATATCACGACATTCCTAACACCGTCGCCATGGCCTGTCGCGCGGCTGCAGAAATGGGTGTTTGGATGGTAAACGTTCACAGCCTAGGCGGCCGGAAAATGATGGAAGCCGCTAAAGAAGCAATTTTATCGGCCTCACACTCACACCAACCTCTTTTAATTGGCGTGACCATTCTTACCAGCATGGAGACCGAAGATTTGGCAGAAGTTGGTTTAACAGGAACCCCAAAAGAAAATGTATTACGTTTGGCTAAGCTGGCGCACTCTTCTGGGCTAGACGGCGTAGTGAGCTCGGCGCAAGAAGCATCAGAGTTAAGAAAAGAGATTGGACAAGATTTTTGCCTGGTCACTCCAGGCATCCGCCCAGCAAATGCTGACATAAATGATCAAAAAAGAATCATGACGCCTGCAGATGCCATATCAGCCGGGTCAAGCTATCTGGTAGTGGGGCGCCCAATAACCCAGGCAAAAGATCCTATTGCCGTATTAAACCAGATTAATGCGTCAATCGATATATAG
- a CDS encoding ATP-binding protein has translation MLLLLTVLPFLAYKFAVDLHRLLLKNQAIIQQQTVINLSYILENRTDLWALQIQAGNPTSQLSHLNLEKSVLWIVNEYGQATYVVGHLPNYNSLEKNNDPFSLLGHYLIKTFSAIIPYTLPYPYPQSKTPEIALIRQAINGRTFQQYRMDRNNQPVSLMSATPLRVKNQIIGAAVLEQTMDSLLSESLNYFYRLIGIGGLVFLMVILGAIFYTASLSNRIVRLDKDVRNTFDNYGKVNQLSFPDTRIRGYHDELSDLRHHIYEMLTQLSSYERYLKQLPRTLRHEIHNPLNRLSMSLSLLEKDVEHKQVRYSKHALEQLKQIIASLSEASSIEDSLHSQSPEPFDIGEMLKHYLESIQETNDKKEILVDYQLKPETYILGDGFMLEQLMDKLISNAKDFNDHQMPIKVLANQVDKMIIIRVQNSGPRLPSGYEKQIFDGMMSIREVNADDQTHLGLGLFIVKLIADFHHGNVEAHNLINVQDNEPYGVEFKLELPIYRLTH, from the coding sequence TTGTTGTTATTATTAACTGTTTTACCCTTTTTGGCCTATAAGTTTGCTGTGGATTTGCACCGATTGCTTTTGAAGAATCAAGCAATCATTCAACAGCAGACGGTGATTAATTTATCCTATATTCTGGAAAATAGAACCGATTTATGGGCGTTACAAATTCAGGCTGGTAACCCCACCAGTCAATTGTCCCATCTGAATCTAGAAAAATCCGTTCTGTGGATTGTGAATGAATATGGGCAAGCCACTTATGTGGTCGGTCATTTGCCGAACTATAATTCGTTAGAAAAAAATAATGACCCTTTTAGTTTGTTAGGGCATTATTTAATTAAAACGTTTTCAGCAATCATTCCTTATACCTTGCCCTACCCTTATCCCCAGAGTAAAACACCAGAAATTGCTTTAATACGACAAGCGATTAATGGACGAACCTTTCAGCAGTATCGTATGGATCGTAACAACCAGCCAGTATCCTTAATGTCGGCCACCCCTTTAAGAGTAAAAAACCAAATTATTGGTGCTGCGGTTTTAGAACAAACGATGGACAGCTTGCTCTCTGAGTCATTAAATTACTTCTATCGTTTGATTGGGATTGGCGGACTTGTTTTCTTAATGGTGATTTTGGGTGCCATTTTTTATACGGCATCGCTTTCGAACCGCATCGTCCGATTAGATAAAGATGTTCGTAATACCTTTGATAATTATGGCAAAGTAAACCAGTTGTCTTTTCCTGACACTCGAATTCGGGGCTATCACGATGAACTATCTGACCTAAGGCATCATATTTACGAAATGCTGACCCAGCTTTCCTCTTACGAGCGATACTTAAAACAATTACCAAGAACATTAAGGCATGAAATTCACAATCCTTTAAACCGTCTATCGATGTCTTTGTCATTGCTGGAGAAAGATGTTGAACATAAGCAAGTACGTTATTCAAAACATGCTTTAGAACAGTTAAAGCAAATTATTGCTTCTTTGTCAGAGGCCTCTAGTATTGAAGACAGTTTACATTCGCAAAGTCCAGAACCTTTCGATATTGGTGAAATGCTAAAGCACTATCTAGAAAGTATTCAGGAAACCAATGATAAAAAAGAAATTTTGGTGGACTATCAGTTGAAGCCGGAGACCTATATTCTAGGTGATGGTTTTATGCTAGAACAGCTCATGGATAAACTTATCAGTAATGCCAAGGACTTTAATGACCATCAAATGCCCATTAAGGTTTTAGCGAATCAGGTGGATAAAATGATCATTATTCGAGTTCAAAACAGCGGCCCACGGCTTCCCTCTGGTTATGAAAAGCAGATTTTTGACGGTATGATGTCCATTCGTGAAGTGAATGCAGATGATCAAACGCACTTAGGATTGGGCTTGTTTATTGTGAAGTTGATAGCAGATTTCCATCACGGAAATGTTGAGGCTCATAACTTGATTAATGTTCAAGACAATGAACCTTATGGTGTTGAGTTTAAACTGGAATTACCTATATATCGATTGACGCATTAA
- a CDS encoding response regulator transcription factor has protein sequence MLNTDYTISIIEDDPLQLENLETALIEQGFQVKAFSDRKSAEKSFDVSLPDLVISDIILGNEIDGGFELAKHLLSYERAIPVIFLSERQSEFDIYTGHALGAIDYLPKPISLSVLTAKVKNLLRITGSSPAIDKNEQSLIKGLDLANEEFKAYWQEKPLDLTATEFEMLKQFALTGERGVVTYDTLQESTQGVVERNTINTHICRIRSAFKKIDPEFNLIHNEYGRGYSWHKK, from the coding sequence ATGTTAAACACTGATTACACCATCAGTATTATTGAAGATGATCCATTGCAACTGGAAAACCTTGAAACAGCTTTAATAGAACAAGGGTTTCAAGTGAAAGCCTTTTCGGATCGAAAATCGGCTGAAAAAAGCTTTGATGTGAGTCTGCCGGATTTAGTCATTTCCGATATTATTTTGGGTAATGAAATTGACGGTGGTTTTGAGCTTGCGAAGCACCTGTTGTCTTATGAACGCGCGATACCGGTGATATTTCTGTCGGAAAGACAATCTGAGTTTGATATTTATACCGGGCATGCATTAGGTGCGATTGATTATTTACCCAAGCCAATTAGCTTGAGCGTGTTAACCGCAAAGGTTAAAAACTTGCTTCGTATCACGGGTTCTAGCCCTGCCATCGATAAAAATGAGCAATCATTGATAAAAGGGTTGGATTTAGCAAATGAAGAGTTCAAAGCGTATTGGCAAGAAAAGCCATTGGATCTCACAGCCACTGAGTTTGAGATGCTGAAACAGTTCGCCTTAACCGGCGAGCGAGGCGTTGTGACGTATGATACCTTGCAGGAGTCTACTCAAGGAGTGGTTGAGCGAAATACCATTAACACACATATTTGTCGAATCCGGTCGGCTTTTAAGAAAATCGATCCTGAATTCAACTTAATTCACAATGAATATGGACGAGGGTACAGCTGGCACAAAAAATAA
- a CDS encoding cupin domain-containing protein — protein MIPKQAVEHRQEVAQQQWEAQADFNEYMSAVNPPMPKIDVVDYPSSLHQSGDTRVIPFDLSKSLDVAYPATTPNLMANFLKINPNDTLKTQVEATSQMFFVIRGSGRTQMSEGTIEWKAGDLFTLPAVTDALHTATEDTAIYWVHDAPLLEYLGVVPKTKRFAPVLYTKERLDNELDKIREEAAGRNRTGILLSNPNFPHTLTLTHTLWSLYNALPAGVVQKPHRHNSVALDYCVSAGPDTYTMIAKEIDEDGNLIDPIKAMWTPGSVFVTPPGWWHSHHNHSDQDAIVLPIQDAGIIMNMQVLDFQYIK, from the coding sequence ATGATTCCAAAGCAAGCCGTTGAGCACAGACAAGAAGTAGCACAGCAACAGTGGGAAGCGCAAGCTGATTTTAATGAATACATGTCTGCGGTGAATCCGCCGATGCCAAAGATTGATGTGGTCGATTATCCGTCCAGTTTGCATCAGTCTGGCGATACTCGAGTGATTCCTTTTGATCTTTCTAAAAGCTTGGATGTTGCCTACCCTGCGACCACGCCTAATTTAATGGCCAATTTCTTGAAAATTAACCCGAATGACACCTTGAAAACGCAAGTTGAGGCGACTTCTCAGATGTTTTTTGTGATTCGTGGTTCAGGGCGAACGCAAATGTCTGAAGGAACCATTGAGTGGAAAGCGGGAGATTTGTTTACTTTGCCTGCCGTCACGGATGCTTTGCATACGGCAACTGAAGACACAGCGATTTACTGGGTACATGATGCGCCTTTGTTGGAGTATTTGGGGGTTGTGCCTAAAACAAAACGTTTTGCACCGGTTCTTTACACCAAAGAGCGTTTGGATAATGAGTTGGATAAAATTCGAGAAGAAGCGGCAGGACGAAATCGCACAGGAATATTACTTTCAAACCCTAATTTTCCGCACACGTTAACGCTGACGCACACTTTGTGGTCACTTTATAATGCTTTGCCGGCAGGGGTTGTGCAAAAACCGCATCGACATAATTCGGTTGCGCTGGATTATTGCGTGTCTGCCGGACCCGATACTTATACCATGATTGCTAAAGAGATTGATGAAGATGGGAATCTGATTGATCCGATTAAAGCGATGTGGACACCCGGTTCTGTTTTTGTCACTCCACCAGGTTGGTGGCATTCTCATCATAATCATTCAGATCAGGATGCGATTGTGCTGCCGATTCAAGATGCTGGAATCATTATGAATATGCAAGTATTGGACTTTCAATATATCAAATAA
- a CDS encoding RNA polymerase factor sigma-54, with product MALMPGLQINIGQQLKLTPQLQQSIKILQYSALEVQQTISTTLETNFMLELDEDGPDEAEEFDAADSEYEEEPINEASETELDIESSDTLSDDLQADYEWEEVYIDSPISNSIKSSNNDDYTAPENYTSAEVTLSEKLYWQSDIYSWSDSQEVIASYIIDDIDDEGYLKTPLEDIMASIQKNEPDLIISIADIEQVLFVIQQFEPTGVGARNLSECLILQLKALPQNPYVVTAIKIIEENFDLLSVRDYKRIKKIYLLNDEELMEVIHVIQALSPRPGREYSSTQGEIVIPDLKLYRSKDGFIVELNQDAFPRLTINSAYIDMAGSLGADNSDTKQIKEQLIEAKGLIKSIQSRGETLLRVGKYIIEKQARFFEEGEQAMQPMVLRDVAESLELHESTISRATNQKYMQTPRGTFELKYFFSTGVSQYGSDDQSAIAIKSHIKQLIEGEDPNKPLSDNKLMALLEEKDINVARRTIAKYREALHIPSSSERKKLNKFK from the coding sequence ATGGCTTTAATGCCAGGTTTACAGATTAATATAGGTCAACAGCTCAAACTGACTCCCCAACTGCAACAATCTATCAAAATTTTGCAATACTCTGCACTCGAGGTTCAGCAAACCATTTCGACGACGCTTGAAACAAATTTCATGTTAGAACTTGATGAGGATGGTCCAGATGAAGCTGAAGAGTTTGATGCGGCCGATTCTGAATATGAAGAAGAGCCAATAAATGAAGCGAGTGAGACGGAATTGGATATCGAATCTTCCGATACCCTTTCGGATGATTTGCAGGCGGATTATGAATGGGAGGAGGTTTATATAGACTCCCCTATCTCGAACTCTATTAAGTCCAGTAATAATGATGACTATACGGCTCCTGAGAATTATACGTCGGCTGAAGTGACACTCAGTGAAAAGCTTTACTGGCAATCTGATATTTATTCCTGGTCAGATTCTCAAGAAGTTATAGCCTCTTATATTATTGATGACATTGACGATGAAGGTTATTTGAAAACGCCTTTGGAAGACATTATGGCGTCGATTCAAAAAAATGAACCGGACTTAATCATTAGCATAGCCGATATTGAACAAGTGCTTTTTGTTATTCAACAATTTGAGCCGACGGGTGTAGGTGCTAGAAATTTATCGGAGTGTTTGATTCTTCAGCTTAAGGCGCTTCCTCAAAATCCTTATGTTGTGACCGCCATTAAAATCATTGAAGAGAATTTTGATCTACTCAGTGTGCGCGATTACAAGCGGATTAAAAAAATCTACCTATTGAATGATGAGGAATTGATGGAAGTCATTCATGTCATTCAGGCGCTCAGTCCGCGTCCGGGGAGAGAGTATTCTTCCACACAGGGTGAAATTGTTATTCCTGATCTGAAACTGTATCGTTCTAAAGATGGATTTATTGTGGAATTGAATCAAGATGCCTTCCCGCGTTTGACTATTAATTCTGCTTACATCGATATGGCCGGCAGTTTGGGCGCAGACAATTCAGATACCAAACAGATAAAAGAACAACTGATTGAAGCGAAAGGATTGATCAAAAGCATTCAAAGTCGCGGCGAAACTTTGCTGAGAGTTGGTAAGTATATTATTGAAAAGCAAGCTCGCTTTTTTGAAGAAGGTGAACAAGCAATGCAGCCAATGGTGTTGCGTGATGTTGCTGAATCTTTAGAATTGCATGAGTCAACCATCTCTCGTGCGACTAATCAAAAATATATGCAAACCCCAAGAGGTACGTTTGAGTTGAAGTATTTCTTTTCAACCGGGGTCTCTCAGTATGGCAGTGATGATCAATCCGCCATCGCGATTAAGTCGCATATTAAACAGCTAATTGAAGGGGAAGATCCTAATAAGCCATTAAGCGATAATAAATTAATGGCTTTGCTGGAAGAAAAAGACATCAATGTGGCACGCCGAACGATTGCAAAATATCGTGAAGCACTGCATATCCCCTCTTCCAGTGAACGTAAAAAATTGAATAAATTTAAATAG
- the arsC gene encoding arsenate reductase (glutaredoxin) (This arsenate reductase requires both glutathione and glutaredoxin to convert arsenate to arsenite, after which the efflux transporter formed by ArsA and ArsB can extrude the arsenite from the cell, providing resistance.), whose translation MKQATIYHNPRCSKSRQTLQILQDNGVSVNEVRYLDMPPSIEELDALCHAMNITPQEIIRTGENLFKELKLSLNDDRSRNEWLEILVENPKLIERPIVKVGHQVVIGRPPENVLTIL comes from the coding sequence ATGAAGCAAGCTACAATCTACCATAATCCTCGTTGTTCCAAGAGTCGTCAAACGCTGCAAATCTTGCAAGACAATGGCGTCAGCGTTAATGAAGTGCGTTATTTAGACATGCCACCCAGTATTGAAGAGCTAGATGCTTTATGCCATGCAATGAACATTACACCACAGGAAATAATTCGAACCGGTGAAAATTTGTTTAAAGAGCTCAAGCTTTCTTTAAACGATGACAGATCGAGAAATGAATGGCTCGAAATTTTGGTCGAAAATCCTAAGCTAATTGAAAGACCGATTGTTAAGGTGGGTCATCAAGTGGTAATAGGAAGACCACCAGAAAATGTATTAACCATCCTGTAA
- the xseB gene encoding exodeoxyribonuclease VII small subunit, with the protein MAKVNNAESYQQNYAKLQEIAQKLSHSEEIDIDELVPMVDEATRAYQVCQSRIEAVEAALNKRLDQESDDENATESIE; encoded by the coding sequence ATGGCAAAAGTAAATAATGCAGAAAGTTATCAGCAGAATTATGCAAAATTACAGGAAATTGCTCAAAAACTGTCTCATTCAGAAGAAATTGATATTGATGAACTGGTTCCGATGGTGGATGAAGCCACGAGAGCTTACCAGGTATGTCAGTCCCGAATTGAAGCGGTTGAAGCGGCTTTGAATAAGCGTTTGGATCAAGAATCTGATGATGAAAATGCGACTGAAAGTATTGAATAA